Proteins encoded by one window of Streptomyces sp. NBC_01477:
- a CDS encoding ABC transporter substrate-binding protein codes for MTPMTSESRRRVRLLTATAAVAAGSLLAACSSSSAGGTGHGAAKAPAALVAAWPSDISTMDPGNVNTDQDKELAMNVYQNLVGYKTAAQGGHAVSAGLAASPALASSWTFAADTVTFTLRPGLKFYPSGNPLTATDVVWSLQRALKLNGAVELNNSGVFDASQITAPDAGHVAIRYRDDSGRPVKAGDVNVATLRTCWYGIVDSAAARRHATTADPIAAAWLKDHAAGTGPYYVKSRQNGQSLDLAAVPGAALDPPKFGAVTLRVVNDGNVSALVRGGSVNIAQYGLSPRDTQSLKSAGFRVEHADTSSYLYLQLASDAGPFKDPLVRRAVAEALPYDALVKNVYYGQAERADSYVSAGAAGYNPAWKAYGDQGRAKSLMAQAGNPAVSTKLRYPSENTDFATAAQLIKSALKPIGIDVTLQPQTSAALITGIIGRATAKSAGGATDGMVLTTLSTYVEDAKTPVKLWSVTGGVVNFARTSLPEIDRLQNQYAMAPPSPARDQAYRQIQQLAAQDVSFLPLVVTGRTLVSASGVTGLTFTPEPVTLYWTLGPAK; via the coding sequence ATGACCCCGATGACCAGTGAATCCCGGCGGCGCGTCCGCCTGCTGACCGCGACGGCCGCGGTCGCGGCCGGCTCGCTGCTGGCCGCCTGCTCCTCCTCCTCGGCCGGCGGTACGGGCCACGGCGCCGCCAAGGCGCCCGCCGCGCTGGTGGCGGCCTGGCCGAGCGACATCTCCACGATGGACCCGGGCAACGTCAACACCGACCAGGACAAAGAGCTGGCGATGAACGTCTACCAGAACCTGGTGGGCTACAAGACCGCCGCCCAGGGCGGCCACGCGGTCTCCGCGGGGCTCGCCGCGTCCCCCGCGCTCGCCTCCTCGTGGACCTTCGCCGCCGACACCGTCACCTTCACCCTGCGCCCGGGCCTGAAGTTCTACCCCAGCGGCAATCCGCTGACCGCCACCGACGTCGTCTGGTCACTGCAACGGGCGCTGAAGCTGAACGGCGCCGTCGAGCTGAACAACAGCGGGGTCTTCGACGCGAGCCAGATCACCGCGCCCGACGCCGGCCATGTGGCCATCCGCTACCGCGACGACAGCGGCAGGCCGGTCAAGGCCGGCGACGTCAACGTGGCGACGCTGCGTACGTGCTGGTACGGCATCGTGGACTCGGCCGCCGCCCGCCGGCACGCCACCACCGCCGACCCGATCGCCGCGGCCTGGCTCAAGGACCACGCGGCCGGCACCGGCCCCTACTACGTCAAGAGCCGGCAGAACGGCCAGTCGCTCGACCTCGCCGCGGTGCCCGGCGCCGCCCTGGACCCGCCGAAGTTCGGCGCGGTGACCCTGCGGGTCGTCAACGACGGGAACGTCTCGGCCCTGGTGCGCGGCGGCAGCGTCAACATCGCCCAGTACGGCCTGAGTCCGCGCGACACCCAGTCGCTCAAGTCGGCCGGCTTCCGGGTCGAGCACGCCGACACCTCCAGCTACCTCTACCTGCAACTCGCCTCCGACGCGGGGCCGTTCAAGGACCCACTGGTCCGCAGGGCGGTCGCCGAGGCGCTCCCGTACGACGCACTGGTGAAGAACGTCTACTACGGGCAGGCCGAGCGCGCCGACTCCTACGTCAGCGCCGGTGCCGCCGGCTACAACCCGGCGTGGAAGGCCTACGGCGACCAGGGCCGGGCCAAGTCCCTGATGGCGCAGGCCGGGAACCCGGCGGTCAGCACCAAGCTCCGCTACCCCAGCGAGAACACCGACTTCGCCACCGCCGCCCAGCTGATCAAGAGCGCGCTCAAGCCGATCGGCATCGACGTCACCCTCCAGCCGCAGACCTCCGCCGCGCTGATCACCGGCATCATCGGCCGCGCCACCGCCAAGTCCGCGGGCGGCGCCACCGACGGGATGGTGCTCACCACCTTGTCGACGTACGTGGAGGACGCCAAGACCCCCGTCAAGCTGTGGAGCGTGACCGGCGGAGTGGTCAACTTCGCCCGCACCAGCCTCCCGGAGATCGACCGGCTGCAGAACCAGTACGCGATGGCGCCGCCCAGCCCGGCGCGCGACCAGGCCTACCGGCAGATCCAGCAACTGGCCGCGCAGGACGTTTCCTTCCTGCCGCTCGTGGTCACCGGCAGGACCCTGGTCAGCGCCTCGGGTGTGACCGGGCTGACCTTCACGCCCGAGCCGGTCACGCTGTACTGGACGCTGGGACCCGCCAAGTGA
- a CDS encoding ABC transporter ATP-binding protein — translation MTPPPVTSQTPTPAEPVLEVDGLCTEFTVRSRGLRHTLRAVDGVDLVLRPGETLAVVGESGSGKSTLARSILRLVEPAAGRVLVSGRPLADYRDRREVYRDVQMVFQDPRSSLDPRQRIRAILDEPLRLHLRMPAERRERRIRELLAAVELPETVLDRRPAALSGGQRQRVGIARALAVEPRAVILDEPTASLDASTRGVVLDLLARLQRETGLAYLLISHDLQAVRRIAHRVQVMYVGRVVESGATEDVLRHPAHPYTRALLDAAPVAVHGGHTRTVRLSGENPGPFDLPAGCALAPRCPLAEESCRAGRPPQLSFGGTHLAACPVTHRQVAADLSATGSERREKEHPDDPDDQ, via the coding sequence ATGACCCCACCGCCCGTCACCTCACAAACGCCGACACCGGCCGAGCCCGTGCTCGAAGTCGACGGCCTGTGCACCGAGTTCACCGTACGCAGCCGCGGGCTGCGGCACACCCTGCGGGCGGTGGACGGGGTGGACCTGGTGCTGCGGCCCGGCGAGACGCTGGCCGTCGTCGGGGAGAGCGGCTCCGGCAAGTCCACGCTGGCCAGGTCGATCCTGCGGCTGGTCGAGCCGGCCGCGGGCCGGGTGCTGGTGTCGGGCCGGCCGCTGGCGGACTACCGCGACCGGCGGGAGGTCTACCGGGATGTGCAGATGGTCTTCCAGGACCCCCGCTCGTCCCTCGACCCCCGGCAGCGGATCCGGGCCATCCTGGACGAGCCGCTGCGGCTGCACCTGCGGATGCCCGCCGAGCGGCGGGAGCGCCGGATCCGCGAACTGCTCGCGGCCGTCGAACTGCCCGAGACCGTACTGGACCGGCGGCCGGCCGCGCTGTCCGGCGGGCAGCGGCAGCGGGTCGGTATCGCCCGCGCGCTGGCCGTGGAGCCCAGGGCCGTCATCCTCGACGAACCCACCGCCTCGCTGGACGCGTCCACCCGCGGGGTGGTGCTCGACCTGCTGGCCCGGCTCCAGCGGGAGACCGGCCTGGCGTATCTGCTGATCTCGCACGACCTCCAGGCCGTACGGCGGATCGCGCACCGGGTGCAGGTGATGTACGTGGGCCGGGTGGTGGAGTCCGGCGCCACCGAGGACGTCCTGCGGCACCCCGCCCACCCCTACACCCGGGCACTGCTCGACGCGGCGCCGGTCGCCGTGCACGGCGGCCACACCAGGACCGTCCGGCTCAGCGGTGAGAACCCCGGCCCCTTCGACCTGCCGGCCGGCTGCGCGCTGGCTCCCCGCTGCCCGCTGGCGGAGGAGTCCTGCCGGGCCGGCCGGCCCCCTCAGCTGTCCTTCGGCGGCACGCATCTGGCCGCCTGCCCCGTCACCCACCGGCAGGTCGCCGCCGACCTCTCGGCCACAGGTAGTGAGCGTAGAGAGAAGGAACACCCCGATGACCCCGATGACCAGTGA
- a CDS encoding ABC transporter permease has translation MTAPAPLPSADGLSAAPAGPPAAPGGTARRLWRRLPGADSAAVRLGLGLMVLLLTAAAVGRIWTPYDPQQPGVGLPYQAPGGQHWFGTDQAGSDVFSKTLAATWTDLWLTLVAVAIAFAVGSVLGAVAGYWGGWADAVIMRVTEILQSFPALLLALLLVTTLGSGLLNVIVVVAFVGLPGYLRLLRAEVKGRKSWEFTEAAILAGNSGRRVLARHLVPNGLAPLVSYAAVNAAWVAIVVSSLGFVGVGIEPGSPEWGSMIAGGKDSPDAYWISLFPGLAILLLAGAFYLLGDGLIEREDH, from the coding sequence ATGACCGCCCCGGCCCCCCTGCCCTCCGCGGACGGCCTGTCCGCCGCGCCCGCCGGGCCGCCCGCAGCGCCGGGCGGCACCGCCCGCCGGCTGTGGCGCCGGCTGCCCGGCGCCGACTCGGCCGCCGTACGGCTCGGGCTCGGCCTGATGGTCCTGCTGCTGACCGCCGCCGCGGTCGGCCGGATCTGGACGCCGTACGACCCGCAGCAGCCCGGCGTCGGGCTGCCGTACCAGGCGCCCGGCGGGCAGCACTGGTTCGGCACCGACCAGGCCGGGTCCGACGTCTTCTCCAAGACGCTCGCCGCCACGTGGACCGACCTGTGGCTGACCCTGGTGGCGGTGGCCATCGCCTTCGCGGTGGGCAGCGTGCTGGGCGCGGTCGCCGGCTACTGGGGCGGCTGGGCGGACGCGGTGATCATGCGGGTCACCGAGATCCTGCAGTCCTTCCCCGCGCTGCTGCTGGCCCTGCTGCTGGTCACCACACTCGGCTCGGGACTGCTCAATGTGATCGTGGTCGTCGCCTTCGTCGGGCTGCCGGGCTATCTGCGGCTGCTGCGGGCCGAGGTCAAGGGCCGCAAGTCGTGGGAATTCACCGAGGCCGCCATCCTGGCCGGCAACAGCGGGCGCCGGGTGCTGGCCAGGCACCTGGTGCCGAACGGCCTGGCGCCGCTGGTGTCCTACGCGGCCGTGAACGCCGCCTGGGTGGCGATCGTGGTGTCCAGCCTCGGCTTCGTCGGCGTCGGCATCGAACCGGGCAGCCCGGAGTGGGGCTCGATGATCGCCGGCGGCAAGGACTCGCCGGACGCGTACTGGATCTCGCTCTTCCCCGGCCTGGCCATCCTGCTGCTCGCCGGAGCGTTCTATCTCCTCGGCGACGGCCTCATCGAGCGGGAGGACCACTGA
- a CDS encoding ABC transporter ATP-binding protein — translation MTSGATAAGRAAPGTAATAAGTPLLTVSGLSGAFRTPHGEPTEVLRDISFEVPRGRITAIVGETGSGKSLTALTVMGLCPPRLTVRGSITFDGRELLGLGEDGYRELRGSGIAMVFQDARSSLNPVLTVGRQLTDVARLHRGVNKRAARDLVAEALARVRIPDPRRRMAQYPHQFSGGMAQRAMIAMALLCRPRLLLLDEPTTGLDVTTQADVMELVVELAGQDGLTACLVTHDLGVVGETCDRVVVMRHGTVVEEAAAADFFRAPRAEYSRVLLAANRLADEPGRPS, via the coding sequence ATGACGTCCGGCGCGACCGCGGCCGGCCGGGCCGCACCCGGCACCGCCGCCACAGCCGCGGGCACCCCGCTGCTCACCGTCTCCGGCCTGTCCGGCGCCTTCCGTACCCCGCACGGCGAACCCACCGAGGTGCTGCGCGACATCAGCTTCGAGGTGCCGCGCGGCCGGATCACCGCGATCGTCGGCGAGACCGGCAGCGGCAAGTCGCTCACCGCGCTCACCGTGATGGGCCTGTGCCCGCCGCGGCTCACCGTCCGGGGCTCCATCACCTTCGACGGGCGGGAACTGCTCGGCCTGGGCGAGGACGGCTACCGCGAACTTCGCGGCTCCGGCATCGCGATGGTCTTCCAGGACGCCCGCTCCTCGCTCAACCCGGTGCTCACCGTGGGCCGCCAGCTCACCGACGTGGCCCGGCTGCACCGCGGGGTGAACAAGCGGGCGGCCCGCGACCTGGTCGCCGAGGCCCTGGCCCGGGTGCGGATTCCCGACCCGCGGCGGCGGATGGCGCAGTATCCGCACCAGTTCTCCGGCGGCATGGCGCAACGGGCGATGATCGCCATGGCGCTGCTGTGCCGGCCCCGGCTGCTGCTGCTCGACGAGCCCACCACGGGACTCGATGTCACCACCCAGGCCGACGTCATGGAACTGGTCGTGGAACTGGCCGGGCAGGACGGGCTCACCGCGTGCCTGGTCACCCATGACCTGGGCGTGGTCGGCGAGACCTGCGACCGGGTGGTGGTGATGCGGCACGGCACGGTGGTCGAGGAGGCCGCCGCCGCGGACTTCTTCCGCGCGCCCCGGGCCGAGTATTCGCGCGTCCTACTGGCCGCCAACCGCCTGGCCGACGAGCCCGGGAGGCCGTCATGA